A stretch of Mytilus edulis chromosome 11, xbMytEdul2.2, whole genome shotgun sequence DNA encodes these proteins:
- the LOC139496246 gene encoding uncharacterized protein produces MTKISNQHIEMNSTISCILLGAVLIGITNFSDGHSTSEECVSIASNESGKMQCEPSKHIHIETISLDNEVCPSKPWKLISSIPILTCQGIRYCSVPFKTGGKYKYLNIRYKCTGCQSAKHGSSVNITCQQNTRIKIEDVWMNWKTACPAYNDTHHQRYHSIPTMCNSKQTCTVNNSRFKIMSIYFSCEVPIGNTLKDQAKETFPAGAVAGGVVAGIMIICLSVGVLLFRRRNNDHTKSPQKQFVTRSNLAYESDMDVGTDGNPNKNKDSSLYHHYFEVENDPDIVTPTHNYINTDTMTYDYASGHGSLKDDTYDLKDDTYDNVKQGINVKQNSEGIDLNTYSHLQDTFIDSDENTYNHTIHDRVPSMPENDNSMSRGQMSDDDYDVSRNHYRGHHIDGSEAVYN; encoded by the exons ATGACAAAGATATCTAACCAGCATATTGAAATGAATTcaactatttcatgtattttactAGGTGCAGTTTTAATCGGAATAACAAATTTCTCGGATGGACATTCAACATCTG agGAATGTGTCAGTATAGCCAGTAATGAATCTGGTAAAATGCAGTGTGAACCAAGTAAACACATCCATATTGAAACTATTTCGTTAGACAACGAAGTATGTCCGTCCAAACCATGGAAGTTAATAAGTTCAATACCGATCTTAACATGTCAAGGTATTAGATATTGTAGTGTCCCATTCAAAACGGGTGGTAAATACAAATACCTGAACATCCGGTATAAATGTACAG GTTGTCAATCAGCTAAACATGGCTCGTCAGTAAACATTACTTGTCAACAAAACACTAGAATCAAGATAGAAGATGTGTGGATGAACTGGAAGACTGCATGTCCAGCTTACAACGATACTCATCACCAACGTTATCATAGCATACCTACAATGTGTAATTCGAAACAAACCTGTACAGTTAACAATAGCAGATTTAAAATAATGAGTATATATTTTAGCTGTGAAG TTCCTATAGGAAATACCTTAAAAGATCAAGCAAAGGAAACATTTCCAG CTGGCGCCGTTGCAGGAGGAGTTGTAGCAGGGATCATGATAATATGTCTTTCTGTTGGAGTTCTGTTGTTCAG ACGAAGAAACAATGATCACACCAAAAGCCCACAAAAACAGTTTGTCACACGGTCAAACCTAGCTTATGAATCTGACATGGATGTAGGAACAGATGGCAATCCAAATAAAAACAAGGACAGTTCATTATATCATCATTATTTTGAAGTAGAAAATGATCCGGATATTGTAACACCAACACATAATTATATTAATACAGATACCATGACGTATGACTATGCAAGTGGACACGGTTCCTTAAAAGATGACACATATGACTTAAAAGATGACACCTATGACAACGTGAAGCAAGGAATAAATGTCAAACAGAATTCAGAGGGGATTGACTTAAATACGTATTCTCATTTGCAAGACACTTTTATCGATTCCGATGAGAATACGTACAATCATACAATACATGACAGAGTTCCAAGCATGCCGGAGAACGATAACTCCATGTCACGAGGTCAAATGTCAGACGATGATTATGATGTGTCTAGAAATCATTATCGTGGTCATCACATAGATGGATCTGAGGCTGTATATAACTAA